The proteins below are encoded in one region of Bombus terrestris chromosome 7, iyBomTerr1.2, whole genome shotgun sequence:
- the LOC100645876 gene encoding uncharacterized protein LOC100645876, translated as MTDRNENLLLKPTNQLNVQQVPHRSACNWNNNNDIRNNGSTNLIKRDGLTTRDPNYYPRSNNYQRDQTNSNYRLPRKAPIVGWQNGSPTIFPSTPCGTPDPETHNTIDLSRSQSVASSTKYSEIDPDSGNTEDLSSLADERLLQSTPAHTIDRSVESLSPDKDTFLTTSPEIGKSKDLSLTDDIEDKIDLLSPGTDCTEDRAPPTLVDNSFLASPNLTTVPTPVNKIELIITSPLPNELRPFQDNGRSNNRRYSETRPIITPNPGYRDDTRDSIDSDSTLEDELANKGERKPKVPDGGWGWVVVLASLVISMIADGVSFSFGLLYIEFLKEFGASKSKTAWIGSLFMAVPLLSGPIMSALVDRYGCRSMTIVGGLISGIGFVLSSFSNSIEVMYLTFGVIAGLGLGLCYVTAVVSIAYWFDKKRTLAVGLGACGTGIGTFLYAPMTTYFIEEYGWRGTCLLLAGTFFNMIVCGTVMRDPEWWILEQEKQNGATPKKSTTKSEYDRSSVSPADEFPGIEELRRMLKSGHTPEYLLQLLSATTEGSQTANGDIRFRSVVNLPTFVKHNEKVPVEVLESLSSNPRLYKVILENYPNLLSCRSYSDKMLQDSTGEVGNKSVVTMSMRIKQAPDESKHDNSHTTNNVHSGSACNTIKNHITKKISKKESEEANPLLIKELEYTMSEGRKSKSISKQRIADLSCGVVRTDSLPWLRRQFNTNTHHFKDIRVHRNSVMYRGAALNLHKYRLRASSCPDIYRNSMTTLAKENEEKWYSELVDLLKGMMDFSMFLELHFLFLSLSTILLFTWFIVPYFYLAEHLTRNSYIESDAANLLSIIGITNTIGMIGLGWAGDQPWMNVSKTYTWCLVACGVATILMSTLTPYYNLLMVTSAAFGLFFASSFSFTPVILVELIPLERFTTAYGLSLLCQGIGNLLGPPLAGWIFDVTDSWDLSFCLAGGWIVISGFLVGLIPYTKNRKIWGKGPIEMERERDSIA; from the exons ATGACCGATCGTAACGAGAACCTGCTATTAAAGCCAACAAATCAACTCAACGTGCAACAGGTACCCCACAGATCTGCCTGCAATTGGAACAACAATAACGATATTCGCAACAACGGCTCGACGAACTTGATCAAAAGAGACGGACTAACCACAAGAGATCCAAATTATTATCCACGATCGAACAACTATCAGAGAGATCAAACAAATTCGAATTATCGTCTGCCGAGAAAGGCGCCCATCGTTGGCTGGCAAAATGGCAGTCCAACGATATTTCCAAGCACACCGTGCGGCACGCCAGATCCAGAAACGCACAATACGATCGATTTGTCTCGTTCCCAAAGCGTCGCCTCGTCTACGAAATATTCAGAGATCGATCCAGATTCTGGGAACACCGAAGACCTCAGTAGTTTGGCGGACGAAAGACTTCTTCAGTCTACACCAGCTCATACCATCGATCGAAGCGTGGAATCGTTGTCACCCGATAAGGACACTTTCTTAACGACATCTCCGGAAATTGGCAAAAGCAAGGATCTAAGTTTGACCGACGATATAGAAGACAAGATCGATCTACTGAGTCCTGGAACAGACTGCACGGAGGACAGAGCACCACCTACTCTTGTTGACAATAGTTTCCTGGCCTCGCCGAACCTTACGACAGTACCTACCCCTGTCAATAAAATCGAGTTAATAATAACAAGCCCGTTACCCAACGAGTTGCGCCCATTCCAAGACAACGGGAGATCCAACAATCGCAGATATTCGGAGACAAGGCCAATAATCACCCCTAATCCTGGCTACAGAGACGACACAAGGGATTCTATCGATTCCGATAGCACTTTAGAAGACGAATTAGCCAACAAGGGAGAAAGGAAACCTAAAGTGCCAGATGGTGGATGGGGTTGGGTAGTCGTATTGGCTTCTTTGGTCATCTCCATGATAGCCGATGGAGTGTCCTTCAGTTTCGGCCTTTTGTACATCGAATTCCTTAAAGAATTCGGTGCGTCTAAATCGAAAACAGCCTGGATAGGTTCTCTTTTTATGGCTGTACCACTTTTGTCCGGTCCTATAATGTCGGCCTTAGTAGATCGTTACGGATGTAGGAGCATGACCATCGTAGGTGGCCTGATCTCAGGAATAGGCTTCGTGTTGAGCTCTTTTAGCAATTCCATCGAGGTAATGTATTTGACTTTTGGAGTCATCGCTGGTCTAGGTTTGGGTTTGTGTTACGTCACTGCGGTCGTGAGCATCGCGTATTGGTTCGATAAGAAGCGAACCCTAGCTGTAGGATTGGGTGCCTGTGGCACAGGGATCGGTACCTTTTTGTACGCACCCATGACCACGTATTTCATCGAGGAATATGGCTGGAGAGGCACTTGCTTGCTGCTGGCAGGCACCTTCTTCAACATGATCGTTTGTGGTACGGTAATGCGCGACCCTGAATGGTGGATCTTGGAACAGGAAAAGCAGAACGGTGCAACCCCGAAAAAGTCGACGACCAAGTCCGAATACGATAGATCCAGTGTCAGCCCTGCAGACGAGTTTCCTGGGATCGAGGAATTGAGAAGGATGCTGAAGAGCGGACATACGCCGGAGTATTTGTTACAGCTTCTCAGTGCCACCACGGAGGGTTCACAGACGGCGAACGGGGATATTAGATTTAGAAGCGTGGTTAATCTACCTACATTCGTCAAGCACAATGAAAAG GTGCCCGTGGAAGTATTAGAATCGCTTTCCAGTAACCCGAGACTGTATAAGGTCATTTTGGAGAACTATCCCAACCTTCTATCATGTAGAAGTTATTCGGATAAAATGCTACAAGATTCCACTGGAGAAGTCGGCAATAAGAGTGTCGTCACAATGTCTATGAG GATCAAACAAGCACCTGACGAATCAAAACATGACAATTCGCATACAACGAATAATGTTCACTCGGGATCTGCATGCAACACCATAAAGAATCACATAACgaaaaaaatatctaaaaaagaaTCAGAAGAAGCTAATCCTCTCTTGATCAAAGAACTTGAGTATACA ATGAGCGAAGGACGAAAATCAAAATCGATTTCTAAACAACGCATAGCGGATCTTAGTTGTGGAGTCGTCAGAACGGATTCTCTCCCGTGGTTAAGAAGACAATTTAATACCAATACTCACCATTTTAAAGATATTAGAGTTCACAGGAACTCGGTCATGTATCGTGGTGCTGCTCTTAATTTGCACAAATACAGATTAAGGGCCAGTAGTTGTCCTGATATTTATAGGAATAGTATGACTACATTAGCCAAAGAAAACGAAGAG AAATGGTACAGCGAATTAGTAGACTTATTGAAAGGTATGATGGACTTTTCAATGTTCCTGGAACTGCACTTTTTATTCCTCTCACTGTCAACGATCTTGTTGTTCACTTGGTTTATTGTGCCTTACTTTTATCTTGCCGAGCATCTTACCAGAAACAGTTACATCGAGTCTGATGCTGCGAATCTCCTTAGCATTATCGGCATTACTAATACGATTGGAATG ATTGGTCTTGGATGGGCAGGAGATCAACCTTGGATGAATGTTAGTAAAACCTACACTTGGTGTCTGGTTGCTTGCGGCGTGGCAACGATTTTAATGTCAACGTTAACTCCTTATTATAATCTGCTGATGGTCACCTCGGCAGCGTTCGGTCTCTTTTTTGCGAGTAGCTTTAGCTTTACTCCTGTTATATTGGTAGAGTTGATACCTCTAGAGAGATTCACCACTGCCTACGGCCTTAGTTTACTTTGTCAAGGTATAGGAAATCTTCTTGGTCCACCACTGGCTGGTTGGATATTTGACGTAACGGATTCGTGGGACTTGTCTTTTTGTTTGGCTGGTGGATGGATTGTTATTTCTGGGTTTCTGGTAGGCCTTATTCCGTATACGAAAAATCGGAAGATTTGGGGCAAAGGACCCATCGAAATGGAGCGTGAGAGAGATAGTATAgcttga
- the LOC100645633 gene encoding protein abrupt, protein MSGEQFSLVWNSFPRNLSSGLYTLLTDEQLVDVTLAAEGQILRAHKLILSVCSTYFRELFKGNSCKHPIVILKDVNYRDLSAMLHFMYQGEVNIKQEDIASFLKVAETLQIKGLTTDTEEKLGETLTKKAGNLDQIFNTENSSINCINSDTNAPTSEEQGQFIQKNQQCKSQLSKDELHSNEFIENTSVSDMCCQQESNSIHNIQDIQNNSSTSIEEEPLDCTADISHIESAKQGPLDYTLDIDTEAGYKTCLPNETLYKPEENLQTKDYVPDMQLVPYNQNTQTHPFGLSNMTGFESEFTYETGCHSKGRRTVKGISNNSLPLETTLRVVSELGPTLRMERGKVIRMYSCPWCLRHFTRKENLKLHVRYIHGPLESLTCRLCGNKYKNSNSLRVHSYLYHNAKRDKPNKSIVDGGA, encoded by the exons atGTCTGGAGAACAGTTTTCCTTAGTTTGGAATAGTTTCCCAAGAAATTTGTCCTCTggattatatacattattaaccGACGAGCAGTTAGTAGACGTAACATTAGCTGCAGAGGGTCAAATACTACGTGCACATAAGTTAATATTGTCAGTTTGTAGTACATACTTCAGGGAATTGTTCAAG GGAAACTCTTGTAAACATCCAATTGTGATTTTAAAAGATGTCAATTACCGTGATCTGTCAGCAATGCTTCACTTTATGTATCAAGGAGAAGTTAACATTAAGCAAGAAGATATTGCTAGTTTTTTGAAAGTTGCAGAAACTTTACAAATAAAAGGTTTAACCACAGACACAGAAGAG AAACTTGGAGAAACTTTAACAAAGAAGGCAGGGAACTTGGATCAAATATTTAACACAGAAAACAGCAgtattaattgtattaattcAGATACAAATGCTCCTACTTCCGAGGAACAAGGACAATTTATACAGAAAAACCAGCAATGCAAAAGCCAATTATCAAAAGATGAATTACACAGTAACGAATTCATAGAGAATACAAGTGTCAGTGACATGTGTTGTCAACAAGAATCTAATTCAATTCATAATATACAAGATATACAAAATAACAGTTCGACAAGTATAGAAGAGGAACCATTAGACTGCACAGCTGATATAAGTCATATAGAATCGGCAAAGCAGGGACCACTGGATTATACACTTGACATAGATACAGAAGCAGGATATAAAACATGTTTGCCTAACGAGACACTTTATAAACCTGAAGAAAATTTACAGACAAAAG ACTATGTACCAGATATGCAATTAGTTCCCTACAATCAGAATACACAAACTCATCCATTTG GTTTAAGTAACATGACTGGTTTTGAAAGTGAATTTACGTACGAAACTGGTTGTCATAGTAAAGGTCGACGAACCGTTAAAGGTATTTCCAACAACAGTTTGCCATTGGAAACAACTTTACGCGTTGTATCCGAACTGGGCCCAACATTACGTATGGAAAGAGGTAAGGTTATTCGAATGTATTCATGTCCATGGTGTCTTCGTCATTTCACGCGTAAGGAAAATCTGAAACTACATGTTCGATATATTCATGGTCCGCTCGAAAGTCTAACATGTAGACTTTGtggtaataaatataaaaacagtaATAGTTTACGTGTACATTCGTATCTGTATCATAATGCTAAGCGCGACAAACCTAATAAGTCAATAGTGGATGGTGGCGCATGA
- the LOC105665960 gene encoding uncharacterized protein LOC105665960 — protein MISDEELKTRMDYILEMCSTSLDSQREQDKMFDNIIRITKNALQEQLLTYEPNAIIICILKLLLYYSETYFQTYNMCEWKRRRKYRLTRECYITLLQIYIPQKSKEILETVINMIYENKLWEFETFCFELMCNLLEYGINASSMIHIIWDRIEAPNINIEDTRKIIRILYELLDVYNWPDTYETIVVIERILNLFYISITSAHATVDFLPYATLKKGLEVCIINMVKHVYNDHLLIIVQHMCSWVVEKGMTDEIILEFGSTLEYTAYIHEVTLYEKTLTPKIFPLLMEMIASTNKITNLLGNRVIQYLLDRKGNKMNFNTPKIFFEDTQFDLSIGPCFKEDKLFCKLHREILHDSLLKSIIIHCASRMNLESTYCTICLIAVEVPCGFTAAALVCLLMNLQDVTLKRNRHDEVSYHLHATVIAIMSLLCWIHKAKVFYEYVNKVMMERAQWAPHLNPPIQSQYNFAAHHILWNKPELFFIDWEARYGLWKCFRLRETEETPEV, from the coding sequence atGATTAGTgacgaagaattgaaaactagAATGGATTATATACTTGAAATGTGTTCTACATCTCTGGATTCACAACGCGAACAAGACAAAATGTTTGacaatataattagaataacaAAAAATGCATTACAAGAGCAGTTGTTGACTTATGAACcaaatgctattattatatgtattcttaAACTCCTCTTGTATTATAGTGAAACTTATTTTCAAACGTATAACATGTGCGAATggaaacgacgaagaaaatatCGACTTACGAGAGAATGTTACATTACTCTATTGCAAATATACATTCCTCAAAAGTCTAAGGAAATTCTAGAAACTGTAATTAAcatgatttatgaaaataagcTTTGGGAGTTTGAAACCTTTTGTTTTGAACTTATGTGTAATTTACTGGAATATGGTATTAATGCATCATCAATGATTCATATTATATGGGACAGAATCGAAGctccaaatataaatatagaagatacaagaaaaattataagaatattATACGAATTATTAGATGTTTATAATTGGCCAGATACATATGAAACAATAGTAGTTattgaaagaattttaaatcttttttatatttctataactaGTGCACATGCAACTGTTGATTTTTTACCATATGCAACACTTAAAAAAGGTTTGGAAGTCTGCATTATTAATATGGTAAAACATGTATATAACGATCATCTTCTGATCATAGTTCAACATATGTGTTCATGGGTTGTTGAGAAAGGAATGACTGATGAAATTATTCTAGAATTTGGTAGTACACTTGAATACACAGCCTACAtacatgaagtaactctatatgAAAAAACATTAACtccaaaaatatttccattattaATGGAAATGATAGCATcgacaaataaaataactaaTTTATTAGGTAACAGAGTTATTCAATATTTGCTTGacagaaaaggaaataaaatgaattttaatacacCTAAGATATTTTTCGAAGATACTCAATTTGATCTCAGCATAGGCCCATGTTTTAAAGAAGATAAGCTATTCTGTAAACTTCACAGAGAAATTTTGCATGATAGCCTTCTAAAAAGTATCATAATTCATTGTGCATCTCGTATGAATTTAGAATCAACTTATTGTACGATATGTCTGATTGCTGTAGAGGTACCATGTGGATTTACAGCAGCAGCTCTGGTCTGTCTTTTAATGAATTTGCAAGATGTAACTTTGAAGCGAAATAGACATGATGAAGTATCTTATCATTTACATGCGACAGTGATAGCAATTATGTCTCTTTTATGTTGGATTCATAAAGCTAAAGTATTTTACGAATATGTGAATAAAGTAATGATGGAAAGGGCACAATGGGCTCCACATCTAAATCCTCCTATTCAATCTCAATATAATTTCGCAGCACATCATATACTTTGGAACAAGccagaattattttttatagattGGGAAGCTCGTTATGGTTTGTGGAAATGTTTTCGTTTACGCGAAACTGAAGAGACACCGGAAGTGTGA
- the LOC100645755 gene encoding uncharacterized protein LOC100645755 codes for MATFYLLDILGISLLLHLSFSILLLVILVPFMLLVYPVLKWLRKGWIRFVKWKYPNVVVVEENNIRTILDQFRNHGICTLLIQSRSIAEGIRGHLVHLATSRRFLRAGLSTRWGLYVWKDLDYFSVDNHLLNSPCSFRGRPITEFNIQDYVSDLTSKFFPFGQPPWQVHVINCLLRGEEYQICLVRVHHLLLQQEHLALADFLPLRYSTDSWACQEADSPFTNLYSEPSALPKLYQKLTESFSNYWNEFLYNNDPNERPEILKKQIGIFQCLKIAVIVLVSSVKEMTRQYRKGEGPRFFDILSILQREASKRNVGHTVFLHALLKSLNPLQFFCDATLWCWYLAVVITLKTPILLIRELQALKSRHKHYHSDTLTSMLWCYVPLIYQATMEVVSIAWIAIKAPKTIFEELFLKHPQANRLQITSPCGRKVVAWSEEIKLDVLRKISSMTGATEAEVLLAATVDSLKEYFRHSGVRIPDDVLATGKFVEQRAIFLRNHQARGILCLALPTKTPLFEDDLVEILQVIQKNVREARAKQSAMYAITAAEESCGLISSCLPSLLLKVMLNQLTRRYSLSLTHVNGDVPVEGVDAMMYWRPPQGNCNMSITLHRYGSGVRLGVMGDALIGPEHAVITRTFPKSMENLANVVGVPRIPSRNSTPSPVNPSTSPGH; via the exons ATGGCGACGTTCTATcttttggacatccttggaaTTTCGTTGCTGTTGCACTTGAGTTTTAGTATATTGCTACTGGTCATTTTGGTGCCTTTTATGCTACTCGTTTATCCCG TGTTAAAATGGTTAAGAAAGGGTTGGATACGTTTCGTAAAATGGAAATATCCAAACGTGGTCGTGGTGGAAGAGAACAACATTCGAACAATCCTGGATCAATTTCGAAATCAC GGGATTTGTACTTTGCTGATTCAAAGTCGCTCGATCGCAGAAGGTATTCGCGGCCACTTGGTACATCTCGCTACATCCAGAAGGTTTCTTCGAGCAGGATTATCTACGAGATGGGGTCTTTACGTATGGAAGGATCTTGATTATTTCTCCGTGGATAATCACTTGTTAAATTCACCGTGTTCCTTCAGAGGTCGACCCATCACAGAGTTCAACATTCAG GACTATGTGAGCGATCTCACGTCGAAATTCTTTCCATTCGGACAACCACCGTGGCAGGTGCACGTAATAAACTGTCTTCTTCGTGGGGAGGAGTACCAAATCTGCCTGGTGAGGGTTCATCATCTGCTCCTTCAACAAGAGCATCTAGCGTTGGCCGACTTCCTTCCATTGAGATATTCTACCGACAGTTGGGCGTGTCAGGAAGCCGATTCTCCTTTCACGAATCTTTACTCAGAGCCATCGGCACTTCCAAAACTTTATCAGAAACTCACGGAGAGCTTCAGTAATTATTGGaacgaatttttatacaataacgatCCAAACGAGAGACCAGAAATCCTAAAGAAGCAGATTGGTATTTTTCAATGCTTGAAAATCGCTGTCATCGTTTTAGTTTCTTCGGTGAAAGAGATGACAAG ACAGTACAGGAAAGGAGAGGGACCCAGATTTTTCGACATTCTGTCTATCTTACAGCGAGAAGCCAGTAAACGAAACGTCGGTCATACCGTCTTTCTACACGCTCTACTAAAATCTTTGAACCCTCTGCAATTCTTCTGCGATGCCACTCTATGGTGTTGGTATCTAGCAGTCGTTATAACTTTGAAAACGCCGATATTACTTATCCGAGAGTTACAAGCTTTGAAATCACGTCACAAACATTATCATTCGGATACTCTGACTTCTATGTTATGGTGCTACGTTCCTTTGATATATCAAGCCACCATGGAAGTGGTTTCAATCGCGTGGATCGCTATAAAGGCGCCGAAGACAATTTTCGAAGAATTATTTCTGAAGCATCCGCAAGCCAATCGACTTCAAATTACGTCTCCTTGCGGACGAAAAGTAGTTGCTTGGTCAGAGGAGATCAAACTCGATGTTCTTCGAAAAATCTCGTCTATGACAGGAGCGACAGAGGCGGAAGTTTTGTTAGCCGCTACGGTAGATTCTCTGAAGGAATACTTTCGCCATTCTGGCGTTAGAATACCGGACGATGTGCTCGCCACTGGCAAATTCGTCGAACAGAGGGCTATATTTCTGCGGAATCACCAAGCTAGAGGCATTTTGTGTCTTGCGCTTCCTACAAAGACTCCGCTATTCGAAGATGATCTGGTGGAAATCTTACAG GTTATTCAGAAAAATGTGCGCGAGGCAAGAGCAAAGCAAAGTGCAATGTACGCCATAACGGCAGCTGAAGAGTCTTGCGGATTGATTTCCTCCTGTTTGCCGTCGTTACTGCTCAAAGTGATGTTAAATCAGTTAACGAGAAGGTATTCCCTTTCCTTGACACATGTCAACGGAGATGTGCCCGTAGAAGGCGTCGACGCGATGATGTATTGGCGACCTCCTCAAGGCAACTGCA ATATGTCGATAACCCTACACAGGTATGGAAGCGGTGTGCGGCTAGGTGTGATGGGCGACGCGTTAATTGGTCCTGAACACGCCGTTATCACGAGGACTTTCCCGAAAAGCATGGAGAATCTCGCGAACGTAGTTGGAGTTCCTAGAATTCCCAGCAGAAACTCGACTCCGAGTCCAGTTAATCCGAGCACCTCACCGGGACATTAA